Proteins encoded together in one Cellulomonas gilvus ATCC 13127 window:
- a CDS encoding alpha,alpha-trehalose-phosphate synthase (UDP-forming): MPDVPSDGYDLVVVANRLPVDVSLDEAGEISWTRSPGGLVTALAPVMAGADGAWVGWGGSPGLDLEPFDVDGTHLVPVTLSADDVERYYEGFANDTLWPLYHDVIAPPAFHRQWWEAYQRVNRRFAEAAAAQAARGGTVWVHDYQLQLVPRLLRELRPDLRIGYFHHIPFPPLEIFAQLPWRTQVVEGLLGADLVGFQRGGDAANFVRVVRRLTDLTTRGQVVTLSTDGKVDRHVRAAAFPISIDSGAFDALARTPQVQARAREIRDELGNPTTLLLGVDRLDYTKGIRHRIKAYGELLEDSRLSASTTTLVQVASPSRENVDAYAQLRDEVELLVGRINGDHGQVGHAPVQYLHQSFPMEEMAALYLAADVMLVTALRDGMNLVAKEYVAARSDERGALVLSEFTGAADELTGAVLVNPHDIEGMKDAITYAVHMDQREARKRMRRLRRRVLGHDVAAWSREFLAVLTAVPTREHHV, encoded by the coding sequence GTGCCTGACGTGCCCTCCGACGGCTACGACCTCGTCGTCGTCGCGAACCGCCTGCCCGTGGACGTGAGCCTCGACGAGGCGGGCGAGATCAGCTGGACGCGGTCCCCCGGGGGGCTCGTCACGGCGCTGGCACCCGTCATGGCGGGCGCCGACGGCGCGTGGGTCGGCTGGGGCGGCTCACCCGGCCTCGACCTCGAGCCGTTCGACGTCGACGGGACGCACCTGGTGCCCGTGACGCTGTCCGCGGACGACGTCGAGCGCTACTACGAGGGCTTCGCGAACGACACGCTGTGGCCGCTCTACCACGACGTGATCGCGCCGCCCGCGTTCCACCGTCAGTGGTGGGAGGCCTACCAGCGGGTCAACCGCCGGTTCGCGGAGGCCGCCGCCGCGCAGGCCGCCCGCGGGGGCACGGTGTGGGTGCACGACTACCAGCTGCAGCTGGTGCCGCGGCTGCTGCGTGAGCTGCGCCCGGACCTGCGGATCGGCTACTTCCACCACATCCCGTTCCCGCCGCTCGAGATCTTCGCGCAGCTCCCGTGGCGCACGCAGGTGGTCGAGGGGCTCCTCGGGGCGGACCTGGTCGGGTTCCAGCGCGGTGGGGACGCCGCGAACTTCGTCCGCGTGGTGCGCCGCCTGACGGACCTGACCACGCGCGGCCAGGTGGTCACGCTCAGCACGGACGGCAAGGTCGACCGGCACGTGCGCGCGGCGGCCTTCCCGATCTCGATCGACTCGGGCGCGTTCGACGCGCTGGCCCGCACGCCGCAGGTGCAGGCCCGCGCGCGCGAGATCCGCGACGAGCTCGGCAACCCCACCACGCTGCTGCTGGGGGTCGACCGGCTCGACTACACCAAGGGCATCCGGCACCGGATCAAGGCGTACGGCGAGCTGCTCGAGGACAGCAGGCTGTCCGCGAGCACCACGACGCTCGTGCAGGTCGCGTCCCCCAGCCGGGAGAACGTCGACGCGTACGCGCAGCTGCGCGACGAGGTCGAGCTGCTGGTGGGTCGCATCAACGGCGACCACGGCCAGGTGGGGCACGCACCCGTGCAGTACCTGCACCAGTCGTTCCCCATGGAGGAGATGGCCGCGCTGTACCTCGCGGCCGACGTGATGCTGGTGACCGCGCTGCGCGACGGCATGAACCTGGTGGCCAAGGAGTACGTGGCCGCGCGGTCCGACGAGCGCGGCGCGCTGGTGCTCAGCGAGTTCACGGGTGCCGCGGACGAGCTCACGGGTGCGGTGCTGGTCAACCCGCACGACATCGAGGGCATGAAGGACGCCATCACGTACGCGGTGCACATGGACCAGCGCGAGGCGCGCAAGCGCATGCGCCGCCTGCGACGCCGGGTGCTCGGCCACGACGTGGCCGCGTGGTCGCGTGAGTTCCTGGCCGTGCTCACGGCCGTGCCGACCCGGGAGCACCATGTCTGA
- a CDS encoding serine/threonine-protein kinase, with product MERIGLAPGAQIGGYTIVAPLGSGGMGTVYRAVDDGGTAVALKLLHPQIGADAVGRDRLRREVVALQRLRHPAVASVLDAEADSTEAFIVTELVPGENLADHVRAHGPLGHRELHDLAAGLYDALAAVHGAGVVHRDLKPSNVLVTDDGPVLIDFGIAQAAGEDSAQVTSTGLVVGTPGYLAPELLDGADPTPATDLWGWAAVVAFAATGRPPFGSRPLEAVLGRARSGDVDLDGLGPVTAGALRRALAPVPAERLDAEDVVAALGVVAVDGDPADAATEQLVGVPATVAYPADDDEVALAATTLVGPATAGGPTHDGATRVMSGEPTSLLKGPPDDEGDDPEDDLDDDLEDGPAEGVDWIEDDLDASEELPPEGSGYLRPPARRRWGSLLALLALVAAAAALAPALTLLVVVLLVVAVRTAGVALESMYARRERRGPGGADVARTVAASPWYLVRALVGLVPSLVVSACAMVLVGGVVAWLVDNGTWTIGDLTSGDDVTGTAAATVVAGVVVLGVLVLWFGPLSLMTRTGARRVLAAAAPPGLGALVLVCVGVAAAAVLVSLVAHGAGIVWAPAPVPTIP from the coding sequence ATGGAGCGGATCGGCCTGGCGCCCGGCGCGCAGATCGGCGGGTACACGATCGTCGCCCCGCTCGGCTCGGGGGGCATGGGGACTGTGTACCGCGCGGTCGACGACGGCGGCACGGCCGTGGCGCTCAAGCTCCTGCACCCGCAGATCGGCGCCGACGCCGTGGGGCGTGACCGGCTGCGCCGTGAGGTGGTCGCGCTGCAGCGCCTGCGGCACCCCGCGGTCGCGTCGGTGCTCGACGCGGAGGCCGACTCCACCGAGGCGTTCATCGTCACCGAGCTGGTGCCGGGCGAGAACCTGGCCGACCACGTGCGCGCGCACGGACCGCTGGGCCACCGCGAGCTGCACGACCTCGCCGCGGGGCTGTACGACGCGCTGGCCGCCGTGCACGGCGCGGGTGTGGTGCACCGCGACCTCAAGCCCTCCAACGTGCTCGTCACCGACGACGGCCCGGTGCTCATCGACTTCGGCATCGCGCAGGCCGCGGGTGAGGACTCCGCGCAGGTGACGTCCACGGGTCTCGTCGTCGGGACGCCCGGGTACCTGGCGCCCGAGCTGCTCGACGGCGCCGACCCGACGCCCGCGACGGACCTGTGGGGGTGGGCGGCCGTCGTCGCGTTCGCCGCCACCGGGCGGCCCCCGTTCGGCAGCCGGCCCCTCGAGGCGGTGCTCGGCCGGGCGCGGTCCGGTGACGTCGACCTGGACGGCCTCGGGCCCGTGACGGCCGGTGCGCTGCGCCGCGCGCTCGCACCCGTGCCGGCCGAACGGCTCGACGCCGAGGACGTGGTCGCCGCGCTCGGCGTGGTCGCGGTCGACGGCGACCCCGCGGACGCTGCCACCGAGCAGCTCGTCGGCGTGCCCGCGACGGTCGCGTACCCCGCGGACGACGACGAGGTCGCACTCGCCGCGACCACGCTCGTGGGCCCCGCGACCGCCGGTGGCCCGACGCACGACGGCGCCACCCGTGTCATGAGCGGCGAACCGACGAGCCTCCTCAAGGGGCCTCCCGACGACGAGGGCGACGACCCGGAGGACGATCTCGACGACGACCTCGAGGACGGCCCGGCCGAGGGCGTCGACTGGATCGAGGACGACCTCGACGCGTCCGAGGAGCTGCCACCCGAGGGCTCGGGCTACCTTCGTCCCCCCGCGCGGCGCCGGTGGGGCTCGCTGCTCGCGCTGCTCGCGCTCGTCGCGGCGGCTGCCGCGCTCGCCCCGGCACTCACGCTCCTCGTCGTGGTCCTGCTCGTGGTCGCCGTGCGCACCGCCGGCGTCGCGCTCGAGAGCATGTACGCGCGCCGTGAGCGGCGCGGCCCCGGTGGTGCGGACGTCGCCCGCACCGTCGCCGCCTCCCCCTGGTACCTGGTGCGCGCGCTCGTCGGGCTGGTGCCCTCGCTCGTCGTGAGCGCGTGCGCCATGGTCCTCGTCGGCGGCGTGGTCGCGTGGCTCGTCGACAACGGCACGTGGACCATCGGCGACCTGACCTCGGGCGACGACGTGACCGGCACGGCCGCCGCGACCGTGGTGGCGGGCGTCGTCGTGCTCGGCGTCCTGGTCCTGTGGTTCGGGCCGCTGTCCCTGATGACACGGACCGGCGCACGCCGCGTGCTCGCCGCCGCGGCACCTCCCGGGCTCGGTGCGCTCGTGCTCGTGTGCGTGGGCGTCGCAGCGGCCGCGGTGCTGGTCTCGCTCGTCGCGCACGGCGCCGGGATCGTGTGGGCGCCCGCGCCCGTGCCGACGATCCCCTGA
- a CDS encoding DsbA family protein, producing MPTNDPRPTKAQRRDDAREKALQMRKAQERAARRNKIVAAAVLLVVVLGAVAVVWFTIQQSNKAKEQYGSVVYGAGASDVVAPALADVTAPSTADDTGAIPVSAAGVGEVGADDVVVTIYFDFMCPYCGQFDAANSADLDALAQTDGVTLKYRPISFLDTQSKNTNYSTRAANAAAIVADKDGEHFTAFVTALYENQPAEGTSGLTDAEIADIAEGVGVPATVTATFTDTVEGTFTTAGSETEKTGTWRTFSAWVAATTNQMTADVGRIGTPTVLIDGTVWPTTEQQGLLYEPGQLKAAVEAAVAAKG from the coding sequence GTGCCCACGAACGACCCCCGGCCGACCAAGGCGCAGCGTCGCGACGACGCGCGCGAGAAGGCCCTCCAGATGCGCAAGGCGCAGGAGCGCGCCGCGCGCCGCAACAAGATCGTCGCCGCCGCCGTGCTGCTCGTCGTGGTGCTGGGCGCCGTCGCGGTGGTGTGGTTCACCATCCAGCAGTCGAACAAGGCCAAGGAGCAGTACGGCAGCGTCGTCTACGGCGCGGGCGCCTCCGACGTGGTCGCACCCGCGCTCGCGGACGTGACCGCCCCCTCGACCGCCGACGACACGGGCGCGATCCCGGTCAGCGCCGCGGGTGTGGGCGAGGTGGGCGCCGACGACGTCGTCGTCACCATCTACTTCGACTTCATGTGCCCGTACTGCGGCCAGTTCGACGCCGCCAACTCCGCCGACCTCGACGCGCTCGCGCAGACGGACGGCGTGACGCTGAAGTACCGGCCGATCTCCTTCCTGGACACGCAGTCGAAGAACACGAACTACTCGACGCGCGCGGCCAACGCCGCCGCGATCGTCGCGGACAAGGACGGCGAGCACTTCACCGCGTTCGTCACCGCGCTGTACGAGAACCAGCCCGCCGAGGGCACGTCCGGCCTCACCGACGCCGAGATCGCCGACATCGCCGAGGGCGTGGGCGTGCCCGCCACCGTCACCGCGACGTTCACCGACACCGTCGAGGGCACGTTCACCACGGCCGGGTCTGAGACCGAGAAGACCGGCACGTGGCGCACGTTCTCCGCATGGGTCGCGGCCACCACCAACCAGATGACCGCCGACGTCGGCCGGATCGGCACCCCGACCGTCCTGATCGACGGCACCGTGTGGCCCACCACCGAGCAGCAGGGCCTGCTGTACGAGCCCGGTCAGCTCAAGGCCGCGGTCGAGGCCGCCGTCGCCGCCAAGGGCTGA
- a CDS encoding Ig-like domain repeat protein has translation MDLTRTRRRLAAAAVLAASALPVAALVPAQAASAAGVVSGEVIWPADVPATFGTAYLYEQGAVGMAPLRELEIDQSGAVSFTGLDPAKRYVVQLYWPCTDAATGFYDGQGTLAASSTDAVGVAPGGAALEFVPVAQTTTYVTALGPTPAGGEYMRLREPGTGAVLAQVCQAGSGPTHKTWWLSGVAEGTPAMVELTAGGVSRYALGVDRAYTTDLARAGTVPGGTTVRTYREGVEAVELPVLHGTARVGSWLGVDSGTWAPTGGEISYAWLRDGVPIPGATGPSYQLVQADTGAQVSARVTSALPDLGLGVETTAPTARVWGPAAVSTAPPRVVGTAAVGKQLAATTGTWDVPGLTFQYQWSRAGVPISGATSARYTVTTADVGASLAVRVTASAAYRPKGLATSAATSTVPKVTPVVTTKLVAAKVKAGTRAKAVVTVKAAGVAAPTGKVTVTVGSKKVTVTLGASAKGKVTVTLPAMPRGSYKVKAAFAPSTTAAAVLKPAAGAAVTLRVV, from the coding sequence ATGGACCTGACCCGTACCCGTCGACGGCTGGCAGCAGCAGCCGTCCTGGCCGCATCGGCGCTGCCCGTGGCCGCCCTGGTCCCCGCCCAGGCCGCATCCGCCGCGGGGGTGGTCTCGGGCGAGGTGATCTGGCCGGCCGACGTCCCCGCCACGTTCGGCACCGCCTACCTCTACGAGCAGGGCGCGGTCGGGATGGCCCCCTTGCGCGAGCTGGAGATCGACCAGTCCGGTGCGGTCTCGTTCACCGGCCTGGACCCGGCCAAGCGGTACGTGGTGCAGCTGTACTGGCCGTGCACCGACGCGGCGACGGGGTTCTACGACGGCCAGGGCACGCTCGCGGCCTCGTCCACGGATGCGGTGGGCGTGGCGCCCGGCGGCGCTGCGCTCGAGTTCGTGCCGGTCGCGCAGACGACCACCTACGTCACCGCCCTGGGCCCGACGCCGGCGGGTGGCGAGTACATGCGACTGCGTGAGCCCGGGACCGGAGCGGTGCTCGCCCAGGTCTGCCAGGCGGGCTCGGGTCCGACGCACAAGACGTGGTGGCTCAGCGGCGTGGCGGAGGGCACGCCCGCCATGGTCGAGCTCACGGCGGGGGGCGTCTCGCGCTACGCGCTGGGTGTGGACCGGGCCTACACGACGGACCTCGCCCGCGCGGGGACGGTGCCCGGCGGCACGACGGTGCGGACCTACCGCGAGGGCGTCGAGGCCGTCGAGCTCCCGGTCCTGCACGGCACCGCGCGGGTGGGCTCGTGGCTGGGTGTCGACTCGGGGACGTGGGCACCGACGGGCGGGGAGATCTCCTACGCGTGGTTGCGTGACGGTGTGCCGATCCCGGGCGCGACCGGTCCGTCGTACCAGCTGGTCCAGGCGGACACGGGTGCGCAGGTGAGCGCGCGCGTCACATCGGCCCTCCCGGACCTCGGGCTGGGGGTGGAGACCACCGCACCGACGGCCCGGGTGTGGGGTCCGGCGGCCGTGTCCACGGCGCCGCCGCGCGTCGTCGGGACGGCCGCGGTGGGCAAGCAGCTCGCGGCGACGACGGGTACGTGGGACGTGCCGGGCCTGACGTTCCAGTACCAGTGGTCGCGTGCCGGGGTGCCGATCAGCGGTGCCACGTCCGCGCGCTACACGGTGACCACGGCGGACGTCGGCGCGAGCCTCGCGGTGCGGGTGACGGCCTCGGCCGCGTACCGCCCGAAGGGCCTCGCGACGTCCGCGGCGACCAGCACGGTCCCGAAGGTGACGCCGGTGGTGACGACCAAGCTGGTGGCCGCGAAGGTGAAGGCCGGGACGCGTGCCAAGGCGGTGGTGACGGTCAAGGCCGCGGGTGTGGCGGCGCCGACCGGGAAGGTCACGGTGACGGTGGGTTCGAAGAAGGTCACGGTGACGTTGGGTGCGTCGGCCAAGGGCAAGGTCACGGTGACGCTGCCGGCGATGCCGCGTGGTTCGTACAAGGTCAAGGCCGCGTTCGCGCCCTCGACGACGGCTGCTGCGGTGCTCAAGCCCGCGGCCGGCGCCGCGGTCACGTTGCGGGTCGTGTGA
- a CDS encoding Ig-like domain repeat protein, which produces MYLTRTRRRLATAAVLAASLLAAAAPAQAAPAQPAAAEGVIEGQVTWPAAVPASRFAMLYEWGAVGRTPLQIAPIDDTGHVSFAGLGPTTRYVVQVFAPCTGAATGFYDGRGELAASSKDAVAVTPGGPALSLEPALDAMTEVTVQGEPWASIEPMYLVEPGTGAVLSRECYDSTTTTGRTWFVEGLTAGTPAVVELWSGSDPHYGLGAGRAFAAAFSRAGAVRAGSPVTLYREGVESTSSPVVSGEAKVGAVLTASAGTWSPAGGAVGYSWLRDGVVISGATGASYAPVVADVGKRLSVRVTSQLPDLGLGVEVSAPTAPVRGPAPVASAAPRVVGTAAVGKQLAATAGTWDVAGVTLKYQWVRSGVAISGATASRYTVTTKDVGKRLAVRVTASAPYRPAGVATSAVTGTVPKVTPVVTTRLVSSSVKAGTRAKAVVTVKAAGMTAPTGKVTVTVGSKKVTVTLGASAKGKVTVTLPAMPRGSYKVKAAFAPSTTAAAVLKPAAGAAVTLRVV; this is translated from the coding sequence ATGTACCTGACCCGTACCCGTCGACGGTTGGCGACGGCCGCCGTCCTGGCGGCGTCGCTGCTGGCCGCAGCCGCGCCCGCCCAGGCCGCACCCGCCCAGCCCGCCGCGGCCGAGGGAGTGATCGAGGGCCAGGTGACCTGGCCCGCCGCCGTCCCGGCCTCGCGCTTCGCCATGCTGTACGAGTGGGGCGCGGTGGGACGCACCCCGCTGCAGATCGCCCCCATCGACGACACCGGTCATGTGTCGTTCGCCGGCCTGGGCCCCACCACCCGGTACGTCGTGCAGGTGTTCGCACCGTGCACCGGGGCGGCGACCGGCTTCTACGACGGCCGAGGAGAGCTGGCGGCCTCGTCGAAGGACGCCGTGGCGGTGACGCCGGGTGGTCCCGCGCTCTCGCTCGAGCCCGCGCTCGACGCCATGACGGAGGTCACCGTCCAGGGCGAGCCGTGGGCGAGCATCGAGCCGATGTACCTGGTTGAGCCCGGCACCGGCGCGGTGCTCTCGCGGGAGTGCTACGACTCGACCACGACGACGGGCAGGACGTGGTTCGTGGAGGGGCTGACCGCGGGCACACCCGCGGTGGTCGAGCTGTGGTCGGGGTCGGACCCGCACTACGGGCTGGGCGCGGGCCGTGCGTTCGCCGCAGCCTTCTCGCGGGCCGGCGCGGTGCGGGCCGGGTCCCCGGTGACCCTGTACCGGGAGGGGGTCGAGTCGACGTCGTCGCCGGTCGTGAGTGGTGAGGCGAAGGTGGGGGCGGTGCTGACCGCGTCTGCGGGGACATGGTCGCCCGCGGGTGGGGCGGTGGGCTACTCGTGGTTGCGGGACGGTGTGGTGATCTCGGGTGCGACGGGTGCGTCGTACGCCCCGGTCGTGGCGGACGTCGGGAAGCGGCTGAGCGTGCGGGTCACGTCCCAGCTGCCGGACCTGGGCCTGGGTGTGGAGGTCAGCGCGCCGACGGCGCCGGTGCGTGGTCCGGCGCCGGTGGCGTCGGCGGCGCCGCGCGTGGTCGGGACGGCCGCGGTGGGCAAGCAGCTCGCGGCCACGGCGGGGACGTGGGACGTCGCGGGCGTGACGCTGAAGTACCAGTGGGTGCGGTCGGGTGTGGCGATCAGCGGCGCCACCGCGTCGCGGTACACGGTCACGACGAAGGACGTCGGCAAGCGTCTCGCGGTGCGGGTGACGGCCTCGGCGCCGTACCGGCCGGCGGGTGTGGCGACGTCGGCGGTGACCGGCACGGTCCCGAAGGTGACGCCGGTGGTGACGACGAGGCTGGTGAGCTCGTCGGTGAAGGCGGGCACGCGTGCCAAGGCGGTGGTGACGGTCAAGGCCGCGGGCATGACGGCGCCGACGGGCAAGGTCACGGTGACGGTGGGTTCGAAGAAGGTCACGGTGACGTTGGGTGCGTCGGCCAAGGGCAAGGTCACGGTGACGCTGCCGGCGATGCCGCGTGGTTCGTACAAGGTCAAGGCGGCGTTCGCGCCCTCGACGACGGCTGCTGCGGTGCTCAAGCCCGCGGCCGGCGCCGCGGTGACGTTGCGGGTCGTGTGA
- a CDS encoding response regulator transcription factor, with protein MTPTPPEPVRVAIVEDQPLFRSMLDRTLGETDGLRVVASVGTVSEAMAALRPGAVDVALLDIDLPDGNGISLGVTLRRRMPELGILLLSAHDAMDLLLDLPTDVAAGWSYLSKNSSTSEDLLVAAVRAAAIGQTVLDPALLDRVTPRAGSDVARLTHRQYEVLRLLAAGLSNAGIGERLGIAEKSVQNHVNALYATLGIDADPTRNPRVSAALRLLEETGPAV; from the coding sequence ATGACTCCCACACCCCCCGAGCCGGTGCGCGTCGCGATCGTCGAGGACCAGCCGCTGTTCCGCTCGATGCTCGACCGGACGCTCGGCGAGACCGACGGCCTGCGCGTGGTCGCATCCGTGGGCACCGTGAGCGAGGCGATGGCCGCGCTGCGGCCGGGTGCGGTGGACGTCGCGCTGCTCGACATCGACCTGCCCGACGGGAACGGCATCTCCCTGGGCGTCACGCTGCGCCGCCGCATGCCCGAGCTGGGCATCCTGCTGCTCTCGGCGCACGACGCGATGGACCTCCTGCTCGACCTGCCCACCGACGTCGCCGCCGGCTGGAGCTACCTGTCGAAGAACAGCTCGACCAGCGAGGACCTGCTCGTCGCCGCCGTGCGGGCCGCCGCGATCGGGCAGACCGTGCTGGACCCCGCGCTGCTCGACCGCGTCACGCCGCGCGCGGGGTCGGACGTCGCCCGGCTGACCCACCGCCAGTACGAAGTGCTGCGTCTGCTGGCCGCGGGCCTGTCCAACGCGGGCATCGGCGAGCGCCTGGGCATCGCGGAGAAGTCGGTGCAGAACCACGTCAACGCGCTGTACGCGACGCTCGGAATCGACGCGGACCCCACGCGCAACCCGCGCGTGAGCGCCGCGCTCCGCCTGCTCGAGGAGACCGGCCCCGCCGTCTGA
- a CDS encoding sensor histidine kinase has product MLDTTQQRDIAQDRLSFLRGAAIVSLGFGLGSSTQAAYIYSRYVPEWSDVSVWSRVGANLVGVVALVGSLWLMRVYRWRSGWAVLAGVLLGSVALALARFGAQVAFGVYEHPDPSTRRAEFIGGITTGLISAGIGAWAMVFQRRGRVGLRQAEREAVQVELAVRALEDEEIRVRRTVAEGLHGTLQSKLVLVGARLDEVIDGRIDEADVQESLRWVRAELETVRELDVRQMSRLLYPERLELGLVPAVRALLARVPTTIATRVTATDAVREVDDPERGSLTLSQRLLAVRVVEEGLTNALKNGPVTMITVELDLVRDALVVAVENDGPTYDPLVAHAPGGTARLAERVDLAHGTVSLRPRVPRGARLEARLPL; this is encoded by the coding sequence ATGCTCGACACGACGCAGCAGCGGGACATCGCGCAGGACCGGCTGTCCTTCCTGCGGGGGGCCGCGATCGTCTCGCTCGGGTTCGGTCTGGGCTCGTCGACGCAGGCGGCGTACATCTACTCGCGGTACGTGCCCGAGTGGTCCGACGTGAGCGTCTGGTCGCGCGTCGGCGCCAACCTCGTCGGGGTCGTCGCGCTCGTCGGGTCGCTGTGGCTCATGCGGGTGTACCGGTGGCGGTCCGGCTGGGCCGTGCTCGCCGGGGTGCTGCTGGGCTCGGTCGCGCTGGCGCTCGCCCGGTTCGGTGCGCAGGTCGCGTTCGGCGTCTACGAGCACCCGGACCCCTCGACGCGGCGCGCCGAGTTCATCGGCGGCATCACCACCGGGCTCATCTCCGCGGGCATCGGGGCGTGGGCGATGGTGTTCCAACGGCGTGGCCGGGTGGGGCTGCGGCAGGCCGAACGTGAGGCGGTGCAGGTCGAGCTCGCGGTGCGCGCGCTCGAGGACGAGGAGATCCGCGTCCGGCGGACCGTCGCCGAGGGGCTGCACGGCACGCTGCAGTCGAAGCTCGTGCTCGTCGGCGCACGCCTGGACGAGGTGATCGACGGGCGCATCGACGAGGCCGACGTGCAGGAGTCGCTGCGCTGGGTCCGCGCCGAGCTCGAGACGGTCCGCGAGCTGGACGTGCGGCAGATGAGCCGCCTGCTGTACCCCGAGCGGCTCGAGCTCGGGCTCGTGCCGGCCGTCCGGGCGCTGCTCGCGCGCGTTCCCACCACGATCGCGACGCGCGTCACGGCGACCGACGCCGTGCGCGAGGTGGACGACCCCGAACGCGGGTCGCTGACGTTGTCGCAGCGCCTGCTGGCGGTGCGGGTGGTCGAGGAGGGGCTGACGAACGCGCTGAAGAACGGGCCCGTCACCATGATCACGGTCGAGCTCGACCTGGTGCGGGACGCGCTCGTCGTCGCGGTGGAGAACGACGGCCCGACGTACGACCCGCTCGTCGCGCACGCGCCGGGCGGCACCGCGCGGCTGGCCGAGCGCGTGGACCTGGCGCACGGGACCGTGAGCCTGCGCCCACGCGTGCCTCGGGGTGCCCGCCTGGAGGCGCGCCTGCCGCTGTGA
- a CDS encoding signal peptidase I produces the protein MRALRFVGNAVLWLVAAVGLLSILAWGATQLGLIQPLVVISGSMEPGIMTGDLLIDVPRPTDELAPGDVASIHSDVTGKIVSHRVVAVTPLPDGTWEVRMKGDANETEDGGPYVVGDEVWQPAWQVSGGGSVLMTLTQPSVALPLGFALLCLLALSLLPAAPRATAARTTTPADEAGTAPHDEPVATAH, from the coding sequence GTGCGTGCGCTGAGGTTCGTCGGGAACGCCGTCCTGTGGCTCGTCGCCGCGGTCGGTCTCCTGAGCATCCTCGCGTGGGGCGCGACGCAGCTGGGCCTGATCCAGCCGCTCGTGGTCATCTCGGGCTCCATGGAGCCGGGGATCATGACCGGGGACCTGCTGATCGACGTGCCGCGACCCACGGACGAGCTCGCCCCGGGTGACGTCGCCTCGATCCACAGCGACGTGACCGGCAAGATCGTCTCGCACCGCGTGGTCGCCGTGACCCCCCTGCCCGACGGCACGTGGGAGGTCCGCATGAAGGGCGACGCGAACGAGACCGAGGACGGCGGCCCGTACGTGGTCGGCGACGAGGTCTGGCAGCCCGCCTGGCAGGTCTCGGGCGGCGGCAGCGTGCTCATGACGCTCACGCAGCCGTCGGTCGCCCTCCCGCTGGGCTTCGCGCTGCTCTGCCTGCTGGCGCTGTCGCTGCTCCCCGCCGCGCCCCGCGCCACCGCTGCGCGCACCACGACGCCCGCCGACGAGGCCGGCACGGCCCCGCACGACGAGCCCGTCGCCACCGCGCACTGA
- a CDS encoding SGNH/GDSL hydrolase family protein has product MAVQPTTPPWTRYVAIGDSFTEGLWDAPDGDGGPDRPDAPLRGWADLLAAHLSTRRQAAGEPALEYANLAVRGRLLRPILTDQVPAAMGLQPDLVSLVGGGNDILRPAADVDRLARDLEAAVVRLRRAGIDVLLGTGVDAAGSPLVKATRSRVGVYNAHIWSIARRHGAHVVDLWGMRSLLDWRMWHEDRIHLTTEGHARVAQAALVGLGLTPDDERWDDPLAPQPPAPRLDRLRGDAQWVRTHVYPWATRRLRGRSSGDTRTAKRPHPEPVTAD; this is encoded by the coding sequence GTGGCGGTGCAGCCGACCACCCCGCCCTGGACCCGCTACGTCGCGATCGGCGACTCGTTCACGGAGGGTCTGTGGGACGCGCCCGACGGGGACGGCGGTCCGGACCGGCCCGACGCGCCGCTGCGCGGCTGGGCGGACCTGCTGGCCGCGCACCTGTCCACGCGCCGGCAGGCGGCCGGTGAGCCCGCGCTCGAGTACGCCAACCTAGCGGTCCGCGGACGGCTCCTGCGCCCGATCCTCACCGACCAGGTGCCCGCGGCCATGGGCCTGCAGCCGGACCTGGTGAGCCTGGTGGGCGGCGGCAACGACATCCTGCGGCCGGCCGCCGACGTCGACCGGCTCGCGCGGGACCTCGAGGCCGCGGTCGTGCGGCTGCGTCGCGCCGGCATCGACGTGCTGCTCGGCACGGGCGTGGACGCCGCCGGGAGCCCGCTGGTCAAGGCCACCCGCTCGCGAGTCGGCGTGTACAACGCCCACATCTGGTCGATCGCCCGGCGGCACGGCGCGCACGTCGTCGACCTGTGGGGCATGCGCTCGCTGCTCGACTGGCGCATGTGGCACGAGGACCGCATCCACCTCACCACCGAGGGCCACGCCCGCGTGGCGCAGGCCGCGCTCGTCGGACTGGGCCTGACGCCCGACGACGAGCGCTGGGACGACCCGCTGGCGCCGCAGCCGCCCGCACCGCGCCTGGACCGGCTGCGGGGCGACGCGCAGTGGGTCCGCACGCACGTCTACCCGTGGGCCACCCGCCGCCTGCGCGGACGCTCGTCGGGCGACACGCGGACCGCCAAGCGCCCGCACCCCGAGCCGGTCACCGCCGACTGA